In the Sarcophilus harrisii chromosome 3, mSarHar1.11, whole genome shotgun sequence genome, one interval contains:
- the LOC116422564 gene encoding probable E3 ubiquitin-protein ligase TRIML1, with translation MVPDRRLWDLAHISKMQSLGDLPTCDKHGLEPTLFCEEDHIPLCGPCFLTTDHQNHRVVLLDKAVSQCMEKLEATCETLRTKKKRFQMDLEFEKIREAQWEKDGRLLKALVLSEYEKMHQLLGEEEEIQLQTLDQEARDNWKQQKSSFGKKLYRLLKSKKQPGQRLQAQKQAVNSEWEKRLQFLSEEKKLHLQRLDREVTDNLAKFEESKTKMNQEIHKLEMAISELEDNYVQLPVEMLQEAKGTLGRSEELLLQNPVVASPTWTMLPISGMREMLLTFHRHLGLDPQTANPHLALSEDLQSVEYRSVPGDVPDNPERFDPALWVLAQQKFTSGRHYWEVRVGEQREWEVGVCKESIRRKGDGGHKVLGDRLTLAAFTFDRDFHLWHSNQIVPSCKPVRKLGIFLDYERGHIAFYNAADATLIYSPPDKAFQGPLVPCFSPCFPKGKNTSGYLHICPRGNNAQEDDLY, from the coding sequence ATGGTACCCGACAGGAGGCTGTGGGATCTGGCTCACATTAGCAAGATGCAGAGCCTCGGGGATCTGCCCACCTGTGACAAACATGGCCTGGAACCCACCTTGTTCTGTGAGGAGGATCACATCCCCTTGTGTGGACCCTGCTTTTTAACCACAGATCACCAGAACCACAGAGTCGTTCTTCTGGACAAGGCTGTCAGTCAGTGCATGGAGAAGCTCGAGGCTACATGCGAGACTTTAAGGAccaagaagaaaagatttcagaTGGACCTGGAATTTGAGAAAATCAGAGAGGCACAGTGGGAAAAGGATGGCCGCCTTCTCAAAGCCTTGGTCCTGTCTGAATATGAGAAAATGCACCAGTTgttgggggaggaagaggagattcAATTGCAAACATTAGACCAGGAAGCAAGAGACAATTGGAAGCAGCAGAAAAGCTCATTTGGAAAGAAGCTTTATCGGCTACTGAAGTCAAAGAAGCAGCCTGGGCAGAGGCTCCAGGCTCAGAAGCAGGCTGTCAACTCTGAGTGGGAGAAAAGGCTCCAGTTCTTGTCAGAGGAAAAGAAGCTACACCTGCAGAGGCTGGACCGAGAAGTCACAGACAACCTGGCAAAGTTTGAGGAGAgcaagacaaaaatgaaccaaGAGATCCACAAGCTGGAAATGGCGATATCAGAACTAGAGGACAATTATGTCCAGCTTCCTGTTGAAATGCTCCAGGAGGCAAAAGGCACATTAGGAAGGAGTGAGGAGCTGCTTCTTCAGAACCCAGTGGTGGCTTCCCCGACATGGACCATGCTGCCCATCTCCGGGATGAGAGAAATGCTGCTGACCTTCCACAGGCATCTGGGTCTGGACCCTCAGACAGCCAATCCCCATCTGGCCCTCTCTGAAGATCTGCAGAGTGTGGAATACCGTTCTGTCCCAGGGGATGTACCTGACAACCCAGAGAGATTCGATCCTGCTCTCTGGGTCTTGGCTCAGCAGAAGTTCACTTCAGGCAGACACTACTGGGAAGTGAGGGTGGGGGAGCAAAGGGAGTGGGAAGTGGGCGTCTGTAAGGAATCCATCAGAAGGAAGGGCGACGGTGGCCACAAGGTTCTGGGAGACAGACTGACCCTGGCGGCCTTCACCTTTGACAGGGACTTTCACTTGTGGCATTCAAATCAAATCGTTCCTTCCTGCAAACCAGTCCGGAAGCTGGGCATTTTCCTTGATTACGAAAGAGGGCACATAGCATTTTACAATGCTGCAGATGCAACTCTAATCTATAGTCCCCCAGATAAGGCTTTCCAAGGTCCCCTTGTCCCTTGTTTCTCTCCTTGCtttccaaaggggaaaaacaccTCTGGATATCTGCATATCTGCCCCAGGGGGAACAATGCTCAAGAAGATGATCTTTACTAA